TGATAAGATGCATAACGAATATACTGTACGCGTGCCAATTTAATTCAACTAAATTATGAAAATTAACCTATAGATCGATAAGCAcgaccagtcaaatgtatttacgtCGACTGGCATGTCAATCATtgaataggctaaaaagcatGTCGCAATGGGAATTGTTTTATCCCGGACAATTGGCCATCACCAATATTATTCATCAgtttatcaacaacaaaaaaatccagccaAAAGCCAGCTAACGGAAACCCCGGTGCGTGCATGTGTGGAACTTACTTATGCTCTTGTAACGGAAGACGTTGCGGCGCGAGAAGCATGACCGTAGGTCCTCAGGGGACAGCTGGTATGTCGGTATCATCTTGAGCTCTGACTGCATGTCAGCCAGGCTGATCTTAGAGGTCAGGGAGCAGGGGCTATTGTAGCGCTGCTTCGTATCCTGGAGGAAGTCGTCTGGAAGTGccagtaaaaaaaacaaaatggtATTAAAAATACAACCTACGCTGGAAAGGAATGTCATGGCAGCATCTGCCGTTACATGATTAGTATGATACTAGTAATTATATAGGTACAACAGGGTTTCAATTTGAAAAAGTGTTGCTTCAAAAACAGGGAAACCCTGTTTGATTTGACAGTAAGGCAAAATATAATTTGTAGGAAAAACTTAGCCGGGTCACAGATCATGTTGTCATGCCATACCGACCATATGAGTTGGTTACAGGACCAACAGACATGGGACCAGGCTAGGGAAAACAGACTCACCAAACTCGCTGGAGGAGTAAGGCCTCACAGCGTTGCGGATGAGAAAGCCATCGCACCTGTGGAGAAACTGGCTCTGCATCTCTTCCAGGAAACAGAAGGCCAGGGCGTTGGGGCAGTTCTCCGTACACACCACCAGATATCCCAGTCCCAGAGAACTGGTGAAACTAACACACAACCAGCATCTATTGCAATTGCAGTGCTGAACAGTGGGAAGTACACCAACCAAATCAGAAAAACTAAGAAATGTCCTTGCATGTGATGACCTTCAAGACCAAATTCAATTGTCTGTAACAAACACTGGCATCATACCACCTGTTTGGAGAATGATATCTAAGATATAGCCTAACACAAAAAAATCCTCACCACCGGTGTTTCCAACAAATTCATCAATAAAATGACAGAAAATCTATTCAACATTTTAACATCAGGTGGCTTGAAGGCTTGTTAGTTGTGTGACTGCATTGTAGAGCAGAGCGATGCCAGTATGTTTACCACTGTAAATAACTTCACAGAAAGAAACACGACTCACCCAACAGGCAttaaaaagagagggggaagtggGAACAGCGAGCTCCcgcttctcccccctctctgcttATGATGAATAACAGTCATTAGGAGAGTGCCAGGCAGGGGCTGACTAAAGGCTCCACCCACCCGGAGAAGAACCCCTTAAAAAAGGTGCAATACATCCGAGTTAAGCATGGCCCAAAGGGATCTTTAAATCTTTCCATTAAATTAACCAGTGATTTAATTGCTGTCTGGCGCGTCCTCAGTTACTTTCCTTCAGTGTCAAGGCCAATGTTGAGCCTTGATTAAAGGACCTTGAGATATCAAATGAGGCTTCAGACTGTAGAGTGGATGGCCAACCAACCCTGCTGCTGGAGAGGGATGCGCGAGTGTGTGTATACACTCCTTTTTATTCAAGCCAATATCTGCTCTCTTAAATGGGACCAATTAGCTAATAACCCATTTCCATGTAAACAGACCATCTCTAAGCATTTTATAAAATGACAGTGTTAACACCATTCAAAGCCAAATTAAACTATCAAATATTATTGGTCACGGACACATTTTGTAGAGGTTTTTGCAAGTGCAGAGAAATGCTTATGTTTTAtaactccaacagtgcaataatacccaacaatacacacaaatctcaaaaatgtcaatgaaggaattaagaaatatcataATTAGCAATATCAgtccagaatataaatatatgACGGTGTGGATAGCCATTATAGACAGTAAATGAATAGAAAAGGTctttacagcagtagttatataggataagCCTAGACCACaatacagaatatacatatgGTGGGtaaaagtgggtaaaacagtatgtaaacattaaagtgaccagtgttgaaTGACTCTGTacacatagggcagcagtctaaggtgcagggtagagtactgggtggtagctggcaagtaacagtgactaagttcagggcagggtactgggcagaggccagctagtggtgactatttaacagtctgatggcctggagatctAAACgttttttttcagtctctcggtccccgctgtACTCTCTGcgtcttctagatggtagcggggtgaacatgccgtggctcgggtggcggaggtccttgatgattttattgaccttcctgtgacaccaggtgctgtagatgttctggagggcaggcagtgtaccCACGGTGATGCGTTGGACTtacagcaccaccctctggagagccctgcagttgtggaTGGTGCAATTGCCATATAAggatgtgatacagcccaacaggatgctcacgatggtgcatctgtagaaatgTGTGAAGATTTTAAgggacaagccacatttcttcagcctctgtTGTGCCTTCACACTGAATGggtcatttcagtttgtcagtgatgtgcacgtcGAGGAACTTGAAGCGTTTCAACCTCTCCACTgtggccccgtcgatgtggacgtGTTCTCTcggctgtctcctgaagtccacgatcagctccttcattttgttgactgagggagaggttgttttctttctggcaccactccgccagggccctcacctccaccctgtctcgtcattgttggtaataagGCCTACCAATGTTGTGTCGTCTTCAAACTTGATTGAGTTAGAGACATGCGTGGAcacagtcatgggtaaacagggagtacaggagggggctgagaacgcacccttgtgggacttccgtgttgaagatcagcgttgTGGAGGTGTTGCCTagcttcaccacctggggttggcCCATTAGGAATCCAGGACTCTGTTGCACAGGgatgggttcagacccagggcctgagcttagtgatgagcttggagggcactatggtgttgaaggctgagctttaGTCAAAGAACAGCATTATTATAATTATACATAGATATTCCTTATGTCcaaatgggatagggcagtgtgacggcgattgcgtcatctgtgtatCTTTTGGGGCAGTacgcaaattgtagtgggtctagggtgtcgggtaagtTGGAAGTCATGCTCCTTAActcttaaagcacttcatgatgacagaagtgagtactaCAGGGTGATGGTAACTGAACGATATTacttttgctttcttgggcacaggaacaatggtggacatcttgaagcaagtggggaaaaCAGACTGGGATAGATGTTGAATACATCCGTAAAAACTGGTCTGCACATGTTCGGAGGACACGGCTTCGGATGCAGTCTGGGGGGGGGTATAGAGAACTGCTAGCAACTTTGGGTGGTGAAAATATCAGTCTACTACAAGAGTTAATATAAAATCTTTGATAATACCACTTTATGATTCACAGTTAAGCCAAACTTACTGGATATTGAACTTTCCTGTCTTCAGAGAGCAGCGGCTTGGGAAAGTGGAGAGTTTCTCAGACAGAGTTTTGATCTGCTTCTTGGTTTCCTGTAGGCCTTCGTCCTGCTCATAGTCTGTGGTGGCAGACAGGGGTAGACCATCCGTACTCCTCATCACCAAGGCAAACAGGACCATCGACATCTTACTGCCCTACACGCACTCAGGACTGACACCTTCAAAACAGAGCATGTTCATAGATTCAAGGGCATGATGATTGTGAAGTCATGCGCTTTCTGATAAAATTGAACTAAATCTGATAAATCTTAACTAAAATTGCCAGATTAGCCTGGCAGCATATCAATATTACCATCTAATCTAGACTGCCACGGTTCAGTACCTTGGATAGCACCTTGAGGAACCGCTAGTACTAACGACAACTGTGTGCCCACGTCACCGTCCAGACGCTCGCTAGCAAGCTACATGTGGCTTGAGTGAGCCTGAAAACATTTGTCAGTTTGCCATGATATAGTCCACGCATAAGCGATTTTCTGGGCAGTGCTAGCTCAGCAACACTGGACAAGTAGCTAGTTACCTTTCGCAGCAGGATAATGCTGGGTAAACCTTTGAGGATGGCGCAATTAAAGATAGTAATAGTTGCTAGTTATCTGGCTAGTTAGTTAACATTAGTTCCTCAAACAAGCCCTTTACGCTCTCCTACCTGTTGTcaattagctagctaaagttaccaGCTAGTTACTGCACATGGATACTGCTGTAGGACGCTAGCTAGGAAAAGCAAAAATAACATTGTCAAGCATGGCCTTCAAAACACATGGACAGGAATTGTTATTTTTGCAAGCTAACCTGAAAAGACACGTGTCAATGCACCGCTGCGAAGTTGATGCTAACGTACCATCACAGGGCGGGCACGTTTCATTTTTATAGCTACATCcattcttcttctatggtatattgGCGATCACACAATTGAATGTGCATCCCGCAACCTACTATGCGGGATGGAAACAGAACAAAAAAACGAACAaactaaaaaaaactaaaatctaACAACTTTTCTGTTCTTTTTTTTACTGATCTGATGCTTACACAGGCTCAAGGGGAACATGGGAGGGCGGGTCTTCCGGCGCCAGTACCCCTTACAAGTCTTCAgatgtaaaatacattttaaaaagtcccaAAAACTTTTCTGCCACAGCCACAATAATGTCCAGTTTCTTCGACTTCTTTGAGACTTGTGCTGTACAGTTTATAGCTGTGGCAATGAACGCAACAAAATCCACCTTTTTAAAAACACACATAGTATCTTTTGTCTGGAAGCAAACATTTACTACAGGCTGTGGTGTATCCACTACCATATGTTCACTAGCATCACTTGTTTTCTCAATTCTTTTAAATCGCCTCCACATAGGAGATTTGATTGACCGCCCTAACTTTTGCAACCTCAGTCTCCTTCACCCTTACAGGGCACTCCAGGAACTCAGAATCATGAtccccaccacaattgcaacaccGTCGTCCTTCTACACAACGTTCTTCAGTATACTTTGTTCGTCTGCACACACTTTAAACATGACCAAATCCTTTACAATTCTTACAATGCAGGGGTTTGGGGATGAAGCCTCTTATAGCATATCTTATAAAACCAAGCAACACTTGCGTAGGTATTTGCTCTTCATCAAAAAACAACAGGACCAACAGACTTTTGTCTTGTTCGCCATtcacccagtgggtcagacgccGGGCACCAACCACACCAGGAATTATCTTCAGGTATTCAACTTGAATATCCGTCATCACCCCTGAGATGACTCCTTTGACGGGTGCTCTACCCCCGAAGTTCAAAACACAAAACTTTAGTTGTCCAGATTCTTCTGAGACCCACTGCAATCTTCCTCTGTTCTTCAGAAATACAATGAATAAAAATAAGACCActcctggtcactctgacagactccATTTTTCCAAATGTATACTTCACCATTTGACACCTCAAAACGGGTTTCCCCACATATGCATCCTTACTCAACAAACAATTCATTATCATTCACACACGTATCCTCCACTCCAATTTTAGACAATTTCCTTTATGTTCCAGTTTTTGATACTACTGTTGTCCATTCAGAACAATTGTCTTCACCAAATTTGCTCGACACGCTGTTTGATTCGAACTCTGCATCCACTTCCGCCATCTTCCCACCAAGCGTGGTTACAGCCAttggaaagctagctagctagctactgtacacaCAGGATATaaactctgtctgtgtttaccagACAGAGTTTAGATAGACATCACAAAATTGCATCTGTCACGTTTTGGCATCTGTGAGAGCATGGCAGCGCCATCTTGattttgaagtagtccatttCTTCTTATATGAGCTGGCAAACAAACTGAAAGTGTGCACACTGTCACaaagagcagtggttcccaacctttttcggttgctgtaccaccaactgaattatGCTCTGCCCAGAGTAACCCtgaagcagtggaggctgctgaagggaggacggctcataataatggctggaacctAGCTaacggaatggcatcaaacatatggaaaccatgcATTTGATGTATTTTATACAAAAATGTGAATGTACTCAATGGCACAGGAGGGGGTATCTGCATCCCAATATTCTGTTTTTCAGGATGAGTCTGAGTCAGTTTTACACAAATAATTGTAAATTTTCAGTTATGAAACTGACAATTGTTTACTTACGCAATACGGCcctagggggtgtggtatatggacaatataccacggccaagggctgttcttaagcacgatgcaacgaggagtgcctggatacagctcttagctgtggtatattggccatattccacaaaccccaaaggtgccatattgctattataaacttgtTTAATAACTTA
The DNA window shown above is from Salmo salar chromosome ssa25, Ssal_v3.1, whole genome shotgun sequence and carries:
- the LOC106586397 gene encoding vesicle-trafficking protein SEC22a isoform X1 → MSMVLFALVMRSTDGLPLSATTDYEQDEGLQETKKQIKTLSEKLSTFPSRCSLKTGKFNIHFTSSLGLGYLVVCTENCPNALAFCFLEEMQSQFLHRCDGFLIRNAVRPYSSSEFDDFLQDTKQRYNSPCSLTSKISLADMQSELKMIPTYQLSPEDLRSCFSRRNVFRYKSITPSQLLEPVSLRGIMSCVLSIFCGGLNLLQGFHAIEGFMQSYNDKDFNDMIAFFLGTAGCLYQFYLFGYFSVRRNSKSFLAFALICLSNICLFELRNVWQILFHVTVAAFMTLQIRLRQLQCKAPDYNV
- the LOC106586397 gene encoding vesicle-trafficking protein SEC22a isoform X3 — translated: MSMVLFALVMRSTDGLPLSATTDYEQDEGLQETKKQIKTLSEKLSTFPSRCSLKTGKFNIHFTSSLGLGYLVVCTENCPNALAFCFLEEMQSQFLHRCDGFLIRNAVRPYSSSEFDDFLQDTKQRYNSPCSLTSKISLADMQSELKMIPTYQLSPEDLRSCFSRRNVFRYKSITPSQLLEPVSLRGIMSCVLSIFCGGLNLLQGFHAIEGFMQSYNDKDFNDMIAFFLGTAGCLYQDVGGQSRDGRQRNGTRLGVSRNK
- the LOC106586397 gene encoding vesicle-trafficking protein SEC22a isoform X2, which codes for MSMVLFALVMRSTDGLPLSATTDYEQDEGLQETKKQIKTLSEKLSTFPSRCSLKTGKFNIHFTSSLGLGYLVVCTENCPNALAFCFLEEMQSQFLHRCDGFLIRNAVRPYSSSEFDDFLQDTKQRYNSPCSLTSKISLADMQSELKMIPTYQLSPEDLRSCFSRRNVFRYKSITPSQLLEPVSLRGIMSCVLSIFCGGLNLLQGFHAIEGFMQFYLFGYFSVRRNSKSFLAFALICLSNICLFELRNVWQILFHVTVAAFMTLQIRLRQLQCKAPDYNV